A stretch of the Corvus moneduloides isolate bCorMon1 chromosome 8, bCorMon1.pri, whole genome shotgun sequence genome encodes the following:
- the CALHM3 gene encoding calcium homeostasis modulator protein 3 yields MDRFRMIFQYFQSNSESVMNGICGLLALGSVKMYTSFDFSCPCLPQYNMAYGLGIMFVPPIILFLCGLILNRQSLVMLEEWRRPQGHRKKDLAVIRYMCSSIMQRAMVAPVVWIIVTLLDGKCLICAFSGSMDPEKFVGFADVSTVQVQQLLAKVPCKDDELMRNNTSHKAVSRYLRCWSQALGWSILLILIIAAFLARWLRPCFNQATLLQVRHWSNYIDIEQKIFEETCCEHSRLFAHKCILHFFESMRQEIKLHSCSLPGKGEGAEGEEDLLRGITDQDQVNKLLKRWYYEKPPLDVSQATQRHPLGQERSPLP; encoded by the exons ATGGACCGTTTCCGGATGATCTTCCAGTACTTCCAATCCAACTCGGAGTCTGTAATGAATGGGATCTGTGGGCTGTTGGCCCTGGGAAGTGTAAAGATGTACACCAGCTTTGACTTCAGCTGCCCCTGCCTACCCCAGTACAACATGGCTTATGGCTTGGGGATCATGTTTGTACCCCCCATCATCCTCTTCCTGTGCGGTCTCATCCTCAACAGACAGTCCCTGGTGATGCTGGAGGAGTGGAGGCGACCACAGGGGCACAGGAAGAAGGACCTAGCTGTCATCAG gtaCATGTGTTCCTCCATCATGCAGCGAGCCATGGTTGCCCCTGTCGTCTGGATCATAGTCACCCTCCTGGATGGCAAGTGCCTGATCTGTGCTTTCAGTGGCTCCATGGATCCCGAGAAGTTTGTGGGCTTTGCCGATGTGAGCACGGTGcaggtgcagcagctgctggccaaGGTGCCCTGCAAGGACGATGAGCTCATGAGGAACAACACGTCCCACAAGGCAGTGTCCAGGTACCTGCGCTGCTGGTCCCAG GCACTTGGCTGGAGCATTTTGTTGATCCTTATCATAGCAGCTTTCCTTGCCCGCTGGCTCAGACCTTGCTTCAACCAGGCCACCCTCCTGCAGGTACGTCACTGGAGCAACTACATTGACATAGAGCAAAAGATTTTTGAGGAAACCTGCTGTGAGCACAGCCGGCTCTTTGCTCACAAATGCATCCTCCACTTCTTTGAAAGCATGAGGCAAGAGATCAaactgcacagctgcagcttgcctgggaagggagagggagctGAAGGAGAGGAAGATCTTCTCCGGGGCATCACAGATCAAGACCAGGTGAACAAACTTTTGAAAAGGTGGTACTATGAGAAACCTCCCCTGGATGTCAGCCAGGCAACCCAGAGGCATCCCCTGGGGCAAGAGAGATCCCCTCTGCCCTGA